The following proteins come from a genomic window of Sardina pilchardus chromosome 1, fSarPil1.1, whole genome shotgun sequence:
- the LOC134094449 gene encoding zinc finger protein 664-like → MTTAFSRPVGADFIGQGRRSEAQKKRWQKFRLRTGPTQGQPSFAQDEWSETQMQMDLGRPFAEPHLMDLSMVETKDIKEEDYGHMIPCVDEDEQDEEEKPFAELNCKTEMDVAEYNITYSEPLQTTAEIEVKIEDEDEHLQESNFLQERVSEHLDCIQQKIYEQNYELNLQLKGSLYHCAVCRKSFTALKVLKKHQKMHSVKVNEKKNSGKKQHKCPHCEEILRTARNLKSHMLKHAYSKNYKCPQCGKDFARSNDLKRHMLSHAGEMKCAQCGKTFLHPSKLKNHMLTHTGERPHECAQCGGGFIQMSNLKTHMLIHTGEKPHTCVQCGRGFIQNSNLKTHMLTHTGEKPHKCVQCGRGFIQITNLKRHMLIHTGEKPHKCVHCGKAFAQSSNLSSHVLMIHTGNKPQLESSQCQTPNLPLGGATT, encoded by the exons ATGACTACG GCTTTTTCCAGACCAGTTGGTGCAGATTTTATCGGCCAG GGGAGGCGCTCTGAGGCCCAGAAAAAACGCTGGCAGAAGTTCCGACTTCGGACAGGTCCAACACAAGGTCAGCCGTCATTTGCCCAGGATGAGTGGAGTGAGACACAAATGCAG ATGGATCTCGGACGGCCCTTTGCTGAGCCCCACCTGATGGACTTGAGCATGGTGGAGACAAAAGATATAAAAGAGGAGGACTATGGTCATATGATTCCATGCGTAGATGAAGATGAACAAGACGAAGAAGAAAAGCCCTTTGCAGAGTTAAACTGTAAGACTGAAATGGACGTCGCAGAATACAACATTACTTACAGCGAGCCACTACAGACAACAGCGGAGATTGAGGTGAAGATCGAAGACGAGGATGAGCATCTACAAGAGTCCAATTTTCTGCAAGAAC GTGTATCAGAACACCTGGACTGTATCCAACAAAAGATCTATGAACAGAATTATGAACTCAACCTACAGCTCAAAGGAAGTCTGTACCACTGTGCAGTCTGCAGGAAGAGTTTCACAGCCCTGAAAGTACTCAAGAAACACCAGAAGATGCACTCAGTTAAGGTGAACGAAAAGAAGAACTCTGGCAAAAAACAGCATAAATGTCCTCATTGTGAAGAGATACTTAGGACAGCCAGAAATCTTAAATCCCACATGCTTAAACATGCTTACTCAAAGAATTACAAATGTCCCCAGTGTGGAAAAGACTTTGCAAGATCCAATGATCTTAAACGTCACATGCTGTCGCATGCTGGTGAGAtgaaatgtgcccagtgtggaaaaacaTTTCTGCACCcttcaaaacttaaaaaccATATGCTAACTCACACTGGCGAGAGGCCTCatgaatgtgcccagtgtggaggaGGTTTTATACAAATGTCAAATCTTAAAACCCACATgctaatacacactggagagaagcctcatacatgtgtccagtgtggaagaGGTTTTATACAAAATTCAAATCTTAAAAcccacatgctaacacacactggagagaagcctcataaatgtgtccagtgtggaagaGGTTTTATACAAATTACAAATCTTAAACGCCACATGCTAATACAcaccggagagaagcctcataaatgtgtccactgtggaaaagcttttgctCAATCTTCAAATCTTAGTAGCCATGTGCTAATGATCCACACTGGTAATAAGCCACAACTAGAAAGCAGTCAATGTCAAACACCAAATCTCCCACTTGGTGGTGCTACAACATAA